One stretch of Podospora bellae-mahoneyi strain CBS 112042 chromosome 2, whole genome shotgun sequence DNA includes these proteins:
- a CDS encoding hypothetical protein (EggNog:ENOG503P5EJ; COG:C) yields the protein MSAQITKAEVAQHKDDKSMYIIIDDGVYEIANFVNEHPGGAKILKRMAGKDATKQFWKYHSKGVMEKWGAKLKVGTLKEEAKL from the exons ATGTCTGCTCAAatcaccaaggccgaggtTGCCCAGCACAAGGATGACAAGTCCATGTATATTATCATTGACGACGGCGTCTACGAGATTGCCA ACTTTGTCAATGAGCACCCAGGCGGAGCCAAGATCCTCAAGCGCATGGCCGGCAAGGACGCGACGAAGCAGTTCTGGAAGTATCACTCCAAGGGCGTCATGGAGAAGTGGGGAGCCAAGTTGAAAGTGGGCACgctgaaggaggaggccaagctTTGA